A portion of the Saccharomyces paradoxus chromosome XV, complete sequence genome contains these proteins:
- the STE13 gene encoding Ste13p (Dipeptidyl aminopeptidase~similar to YOR219C), giving the protein MSSSTHSHKRKNSHLFPQRKSSNSSMDKPFFPNNDNVTNTDSQINENEHTIDESRPTDATIDVTDGPQTPFLQEQYSMRPKRESFQFNDIENQRPMHSFFSVNTFNRRWTEWSLPEKRSYVLIFTLIALLVLFLLVILIPTKFLSTKTTRNETSPGDSSLGKRSFSIENVLNGDFVIPEDTFHFIDPPQRLLGQDSDPGLFFTIKEIDGQTHFIAKQLFDETFEVNLGGNRFLYEGVEFIVSSVQINYSLDKLIFGTNLDPEFRHSSKGFYWIKDLNTGAIEPILPPVKSDDNYELGLSKLSYAHFSPSYNYIYFVYENNLFLQQVNSRFAKKVTEDGSKNIFNAKPDWIYEEEVLASDQAIWWAPDDSKAVFARFNDTNVDDIRLTRYTDMNKAYLSDTRIKYPKPGFQNPKFDLFLVNLQNGVIYSINTGGQEDSILYNGKWISPDAFRFEITDRNSKILDAKVYDIPSYQMLTVRSTNSNLFNGWIEKTKDILSIPPKPESKRMDYGYIDIHADSKGFNHLFYYPTIFAKDCIQLTKGNWEVTGNGIAGYEYETDTVFFTANEIGVMSQHLYSTRLTNSATDDTFQVLQNPSDKYDFYEFELSSSARYAISKKLGPDTPKKIVGPLTKVLNIAEMHDDSILPLTRDERFKEKMKGYDLPITSYKSMILNDGVEINYIEIKPANLDPKKKYPILVNIYGGPGSQTFTTKSSLAFEQAVVSGLDVIVLQIEPRGTGGKGWNFKSWAREKLGYWEPRDITEVTKKFIQRNSPHIDESKIAIWGWSYGGFTSLKTVELDNGDTFKYAMVVAPVTNWTLYDSIYTERYMNQPSENKEGYFEVSTIKNFKSFESLKRLFILHGTSDDNVHIENTFRLVDQLNLLGLTNYDMHVFPDSDHSIRYHNAQRIVFQKLYYWLKDAFDGRFDNSKLLHL; this is encoded by the coding sequence atgtcttcttcaactcATTCGCATAAAAGGAAGAATAGTCATTTATTTCCGCAAAGGAAAAGTTCCAACTCTTCCATGGATAAGCCATTCTTCCCTAATAACGATAATGTAACTAATACGGATTCTCAAATAAACGAGAATGAACATACAATAGATGAGAGTAGACCGACTGACGCTACAATAGATGTTACCGATGGTCCTCAAACCCCCTTCCTTCAAGAACAATACTCAATGCGCCCCAAACGAGAAAGCTTCCAGTTTAATGACATTGAAAATCAGCGTCCCATGCATTCCTTTTTCAGTGTAAACACATTCAATCGTCGCTGGACAGAGTGGTCTTTGCCCGAGAAAAGATCTTACGTTTTAATCTTTACGTTAATAGCACTattagttttatttttattggtTATTCTAATACCCACTAAATTCCTATCTACTAAGACTACGCGTAATGAAACATCCCCAGGAGATTCTAGTTTAGGTAAAAGATCCTTCTCTATCGAAAACGTTTTGAACGGAGATTTTGTTATTCCTGAAGATACTTTCCACTTTATCGACCCGCCGCAGCGCTTATTAGGTCAAGACTCAGATCCTGGGCTATTCTTTACTATAAAAGAAATCGATGGACAAACACATTTTATTGCGAAACAGTTATTTGATGAGACTTTTGAAGTAAACCTCGGTGGTAATAGGTTTCTGTATGAAGGAGTAGAATTTATCGTGAGTAGTGTCCAAATTAATTATAGTTTGGATAAACTTATATTCGGAACTAACTTAGATCCCGAGTTTAGACACTCTTCAAAGGGTTTTTATTGGATCAAAGACTTGAACACTGGTGCTATTGAACCAATATTACCCCCCGTAAAATCAGATGATAATTATGAACTTGGACTATCAAAACTGTCCTATGCCCATTTTTCGCCTTCGTACAATTACATATATTTTGTCTACGAGAACAATTTGTTTCTACAACAAGTAAATTCCAGATTTGCCAAGAAGGTAACCGAAGATGGCTCgaagaatatattcaaTGCCAAACCAGATTGGATATACGAAGAAGAGGTCCTTGCATCAGATCAAGCCATATGGTGGGCTCCAGACGATTCAAAAGCTGTATTTGCAAGATTCAATGACACCAATGTTGACGATATTCGATTAACCCGTTACACAGACATGAACAAAGCATACCTCTCTGACACCCGAATCAAATACCCGAAACCAGGATTTCAAAATCCAAAGTTCGATTTATTCCTCGTTAACTTACAGAACGGTGTAATTTACTCAATTAATACCGGCGGTCAGGAAGATtccattttatataatgGAAAATGGATTAGCCCAGATGCATTTAGATTCGAAATCACCGATAGAAACTCCAAGATATTAGACGCCAAAGTGTATGATATACCGTCATATCAGATGCTTACTGTGAGAAGCACCAATTCAAACCTGTTTAATGGATGGATTGAAAAGACAAAGGATATTTTAAGCATTCCACCAAAGCCAGAGTCCAAGAGGATGGATTATGGATACATTGATATTCATGCAGATAGTAAAGGGTTCAATCATCTCTTTTATTATCCAACTATTTTCGCTAAAGATTGTATCCAGTTAACCAAAGGAAACTGGGAAGTTACTGGGAATGGAATAGCCGGTTACGAATATGAAACAGATACCGTATTTTTTACAGCCAATGAGATTGGCGTCATGTCACAACACCTTTATAGTACTCGTCTTACTAATTCCGCAACTGATGATACATTTCAGGTTTTGCAAAACCCATCAGACAAGTATGATTTCTATGAGTTCGAATTAAGTTCTAGTGCGAGGTATgctatttccaaaaaacTGGGGCCTGATACAcctaaaaaaatagttgGACCGCTCACAaaagttttgaatattGCTGAAATGCACGATGATTCAATCTTACCACTGACGAGGGATGAAAGGttcaaggaaaaaatgaaggGCTACGATCTACCTATTACAAGCTATAAGTCCATGATTCTAAACGATGGCGTTGAAATAAACTACATTGAAATCAAACCGGCAAATTTGGAtcctaaaaaaaaatacccGATATTAGTAAATATTTATGGTGGCCCAGGATCTCAAACATTTACGACGAAGTCGTCCCTTGCGTTTGAGCAAGCCGTTGTATCAGGATTAGATGTTATTGTTCTACAAATAGAGCCCAGAGGAACCGGGGGCAAAGGTTGGAATTTTAAATCATGGGCTCGCGAGAAATTAGGATATTGGGAACCCAGGGATATTACTGAAGtcacaaaaaaatttatacaAAGGAACAGCCCACATATAGATGAAAGTAAAATCGCTATTTGGGGTTGGTCATACGGCGGTTTTACTAGTCTGAAAACCGTGGAATTAGATAATGGCGACACATTTAAATACGCGATGGTTGTTGCGCCAGTAACAAATTGGACATTGTATGATTCCATTTACACGGAAAGATATATGAACCAACCATCAGAGAACAAGGAAGGCTATTTTGAAGTGTCCACtatcaaaaacttcaaatcaTTCGAATCCCTAAAGCGGCTCTTCATTTTGCACGGAACTTCGGACGATAATGTTCACATAGAAAATACATTTAGGTTAGTTGATCAATTAAATCTGTTGGGATTGACGAACTATGACATGCATGTTTTTCCAGATTCGGATCATTCAATCAGGTACCATAACGCTCAGAGAATTGTGTTCCAAAAATTATACTACTGGCTAAAAGATGCCTTTGATGGACGCTTTGACAATTCAAAACTTCTGCATCTCTAA